Proteins encoded within one genomic window of Bradyrhizobium sp. 186:
- a CDS encoding ABC transporter permease subunit (The N-terminal region of this protein, as described by TIGR01726, is a three transmembrane segment that identifies a subfamily of ABC transporter permease subunits, which specificities that include histidine, arginine, glutamine, glutamate, L-cystine (sic), the opines (in Agrobacterium) octopine and nopaline, etc.), whose protein sequence is MTMDNPRPPPRRRFSVALGSRELKGLFWQVLVVGIAVAVIGFLWSNTVTNLSARRITTGFAFLGREAGMPIADSLLSYNPRDSYLWAFVVGIANTLRVAVIGIVLATVLGTLIGISRLSANWLLSRLAAVYVETLRDIPLLLQLLFWYVLMQALPAARAAWRPIDGVFLSNRGLIVPSIPIDTPQIWVLGAAVLGMIVFYAVQRYLVSQQMRDGQPRPAWPYAAVLIFVLPALLSWWLGVSWTVAWPELRGFNFVDGLTLAPEYFALLIALVTYTSAFIAEIVRSGIQSVPSGQWDAANALGLRRSFMLRQIILPQALRVIVPPMTSQYLNLTKNSSLAVAIGYQDVVSIANTTLNQTGQAIEAIALIMAVFLTISLSISFFMNWYNARIALVER, encoded by the coding sequence GTGACCATGGATAATCCCAGACCGCCGCCGCGCCGCCGTTTCTCGGTCGCACTCGGAAGCCGCGAGCTGAAAGGCCTGTTCTGGCAGGTTCTGGTGGTTGGGATCGCGGTCGCCGTCATCGGCTTCCTCTGGTCCAACACCGTCACCAATCTGTCGGCCCGCCGCATCACGACCGGCTTTGCCTTTCTCGGCCGCGAGGCCGGCATGCCCATCGCCGACAGCCTTCTTTCCTACAATCCGAGAGACAGCTACCTCTGGGCCTTCGTCGTCGGCATCGCCAACACCCTGCGCGTCGCCGTGATCGGTATCGTGCTCGCGACTGTTTTGGGCACGCTGATCGGCATCTCGCGGCTGTCGGCCAATTGGTTGCTTTCCCGGCTCGCCGCCGTTTATGTCGAAACGCTGCGCGACATCCCGCTGCTGCTCCAGCTCCTGTTTTGGTACGTGCTGATGCAGGCCTTGCCGGCCGCGCGCGCAGCGTGGCGGCCGATCGACGGCGTGTTCCTGTCAAATCGTGGCTTGATCGTGCCGTCGATCCCGATCGATACGCCACAGATCTGGGTGCTCGGCGCGGCGGTGCTGGGCATGATTGTGTTCTATGCCGTGCAGCGATATCTGGTTTCGCAGCAGATGCGCGATGGGCAGCCGCGGCCGGCGTGGCCTTATGCGGCTGTTCTCATTTTTGTGCTTCCGGCATTACTGTCGTGGTGGCTGGGTGTTTCGTGGACCGTTGCGTGGCCTGAACTGCGCGGCTTCAACTTCGTCGACGGTCTGACGCTTGCGCCGGAATATTTTGCGCTGCTGATTGCGCTCGTGACCTACACGTCGGCCTTCATCGCCGAGATCGTGCGCAGCGGCATCCAGTCCGTGCCGAGCGGCCAGTGGGATGCAGCTAATGCGCTGGGCCTGCGGCGCAGCTTCATGCTGCGGCAGATCATTTTGCCACAGGCGCTGCGTGTGATCGTGCCGCCGATGACCAGCCAATATCTCAATCTCACCAAGAACTCCTCGCTCGCGGTGGCGATCGGCTACCAGGACGTCGTCTCGATCGCCAACACCACGCTGAATCAGACCGGACAGGCGATCGAGGCGATCGCGCTGATCATGGCGGTATTTTTGACGATCAGCCTCAGCATCAGCTTCTTCATGAACTGGTACAATGCGCGCATCGCGCTGGTGGAGCGCTGA
- a CDS encoding MurR/RpiR family transcriptional regulator has product MAEPAKSSPLSELRIALPSLPLRLQEVGRFVAANDYDATTRSMRDLAAEAGADPAAFTRLAKAIGYSGWDELRTALTEARRPSQISPFSGRAKNRRHGPNADVTLVTDKLEAEAAGLPRIPAQPIAEAAGALHDAKRIWITGYRSCRSVAELLNYELRLFRPEQVQLVGTSGPDDLDLGAFRPGEAVIVIGFMPYTRASVRVAQAAYRAGATLIAIADSVTAPMAEGADHVLLFEAAASPGFFPSLTGAIAIAQSLAAVTFSLGGTPAKKRLQDTEARLAAASTYVSEKG; this is encoded by the coding sequence ATGGCCGAGCCCGCGAAATCCTCGCCGCTGAGCGAACTGCGCATTGCATTGCCATCGCTCCCCCTGCGGTTGCAGGAGGTCGGACGTTTCGTCGCGGCTAATGATTACGACGCCACCACGCGTTCGATGCGCGATCTCGCCGCAGAAGCCGGCGCCGATCCCGCCGCGTTCACGCGGCTTGCGAAAGCGATCGGCTATTCCGGCTGGGACGAATTGCGCACGGCGCTGACGGAGGCGCGGCGGCCGTCGCAGATATCGCCCTTCTCCGGCCGGGCCAAAAACCGCCGCCATGGTCCGAACGCCGATGTCACGCTCGTCACCGACAAGCTCGAGGCCGAGGCTGCCGGCCTTCCGCGCATCCCGGCGCAACCGATTGCGGAGGCGGCCGGCGCGCTGCACGACGCAAAGCGGATCTGGATCACGGGCTACCGAAGCTGCCGCAGCGTCGCGGAGCTGCTGAACTACGAGCTGCGGCTGTTCCGTCCTGAACAGGTGCAGCTCGTTGGCACGTCCGGCCCTGACGATCTCGACCTCGGCGCGTTCCGTCCCGGGGAAGCCGTTATCGTCATCGGCTTCATGCCCTATACGCGCGCGAGCGTCCGCGTCGCACAGGCCGCCTACCGCGCCGGTGCAACGTTGATCGCGATCGCGGACAGCGTGACGGCGCCGATGGCCGAGGGCGCCGACCATGTGCTGCTGTTCGAAGCGGCCGCCTCCCCCGGCTTCTTCCCGAGTCTCACCGGTGCCATCGCAATCGCGCAGTCTCTGGCCGCGGTGACGTTCTCGCTCGGCGGCACGCCAGCGAAGAAGCGCCTTCAGGATACCGAGGCGCGGCTCGCTGCAGCCTCCACTTACGTTTCAGAGAAAGGTTGA
- a CDS encoding aspartate aminotransferase family protein, translating into MAARTSRVLHRSLRETPPKAIGGEGVYLFAEDGRRVIDASGGAAVSCLGHQHPRVIAAMAKQASTLAYAHTAFFSSEPAEALADTLVGHEPGGLAYAYFVSGGSEAIEASIKLARQYFIEHGEPQRQHFIARRQSYHGNTLGALAAGGNAWRRAPYAPLLSAAFSHVTPAFAYHEKRDGESDAQFVARLAAELEAEFQRLGPNTVAAFLAEPVVGATAGAVTAPDGYFKRVREICDRHGALLILDEVMCGMGRTGTTHAWEQEGVAPDIQAIAKGLGGGYQPIGAMLASGKIIDTIRAGSGAFQHGHTYLAHPLACAAALAVQDVIHEDGLLDQVKQRGRQLEQRLTERFGNHRHVGDIRGRGLFWAIELVADRATRKSFDPALKLNQKIKAEAFANGLGCYPGGGTVDGVRGDHVLLAPPYIASADEIDLIVNKLGTAVDNVLHSVNH; encoded by the coding sequence ATGGCCGCTCGCACCAGCCGCGTGCTGCACCGCTCGTTGCGCGAAACGCCGCCCAAGGCGATCGGCGGCGAAGGCGTCTATCTTTTCGCCGAGGACGGACGCCGCGTGATCGACGCGTCCGGCGGCGCGGCGGTCTCCTGCCTCGGCCACCAGCACCCGCGCGTGATCGCGGCGATGGCGAAGCAAGCCTCGACGCTGGCCTATGCGCACACGGCTTTCTTCTCGTCCGAGCCGGCGGAAGCGCTCGCCGACACGCTGGTCGGGCATGAGCCCGGCGGTCTCGCCTACGCCTATTTCGTCAGCGGCGGATCGGAGGCGATCGAGGCCAGCATCAAGCTGGCGCGGCAATATTTCATCGAGCACGGCGAGCCGCAGCGGCAGCATTTCATCGCGCGGCGGCAGAGCTATCACGGCAATACGCTCGGCGCGCTCGCGGCCGGCGGCAATGCCTGGCGGCGCGCGCCTTATGCGCCACTGCTCTCCGCGGCCTTCAGCCATGTGACGCCCGCCTTTGCCTATCACGAGAAGCGCGACGGCGAGTCGGATGCGCAGTTCGTGGCGCGGCTTGCCGCCGAGTTGGAAGCCGAATTTCAGCGGCTCGGCCCCAACACCGTCGCGGCGTTCCTCGCCGAACCCGTCGTCGGCGCCACCGCCGGTGCCGTAACGGCGCCGGACGGCTACTTCAAAAGGGTCCGCGAAATCTGCGACCGGCACGGTGCCCTGCTCATCCTCGACGAGGTCATGTGCGGCATGGGCCGCACCGGCACCACCCATGCCTGGGAGCAAGAGGGCGTCGCGCCCGATATCCAGGCGATCGCAAAAGGCCTTGGCGGCGGCTACCAGCCGATCGGCGCGATGCTTGCGAGCGGCAAGATCATCGATACCATTCGTGCCGGCTCAGGCGCATTTCAGCATGGCCACACTTATCTGGCGCATCCACTCGCCTGCGCGGCCGCGCTCGCGGTGCAAGACGTGATCCACGAGGATGGCCTGCTCGATCAGGTCAAGCAGCGCGGCCGGCAGCTCGAGCAGCGCCTCACCGAGCGCTTCGGCAATCACCGCCATGTCGGCGATATCAGGGGACGCGGATTGTTCTGGGCGATCGAGCTCGTTGCGGATCGCGCAACGCGCAAGTCGTTCGATCCGGCGCTCAAGCTCAACCAGAAGATCAAGGCGGAGGCCTTTGCCAACGGACTCGGCTGCTATCCCGGCGGCGGCACCGTGGATGGCGTCCGCGGCGACCATGTGCTGCTGGCGCCGCCCTATATCGCGTCGGCTGACGAGATCGACCTGATCGTCAACAAGCTCGGCACGGCCGTCGACAACGTGTTGCATAGTGTCAATCACTGA
- a CDS encoding amino acid ABC transporter substrate-binding protein — protein MMRKVVIAAGVLAASTVIASAATLDTVKSRGTLVCGVSAGFAGFSAPDSQGNYKGLDVDYCRALAAGVLGDPSKVRYVSLTAQNRFTALQSGEIDVLYRNSTQTYLRGVTLGLRQGPINFYDGQGFVVKKDLGVKEIKDLKGATVCVAQGTTHEVTLGDYGRANGIDWKPLVFDRVDTMYQTFFGGRCDAMTQDASALAGAVTTAAPNPVDYVVLPQTISKEPLGPFTRNGDEVWSDIITWLHYGLIESEELGVSQANVDEMAKSQTPAIQRLLGASGDLGSRLGLDNKWLVTAIKAGGNYGEIYERNVGKASPLKLERGLNGLWSKGGLMYAVPFK, from the coding sequence ATGATGAGGAAAGTGGTTATTGCGGCAGGTGTGCTCGCGGCATCGACGGTTATTGCGTCGGCGGCGACGCTCGACACGGTGAAGAGCCGTGGCACGCTGGTGTGCGGCGTCAGCGCCGGCTTTGCCGGCTTCTCCGCGCCGGATTCGCAAGGCAATTACAAGGGCCTCGACGTCGACTATTGCCGCGCGCTCGCAGCCGGCGTGCTCGGCGATCCGAGCAAGGTACGCTACGTCTCGCTGACCGCACAGAACCGCTTCACTGCGCTGCAATCCGGCGAGATCGACGTGCTCTACCGCAACTCAACGCAGACCTATCTGCGCGGTGTGACGCTCGGCTTGCGGCAGGGCCCGATCAACTTCTACGACGGCCAGGGTTTTGTGGTGAAGAAGGACCTTGGCGTGAAGGAGATCAAGGACCTCAAGGGCGCCACCGTCTGCGTTGCGCAGGGCACCACGCATGAGGTCACGCTCGGCGACTACGGCCGCGCCAACGGCATCGATTGGAAGCCTTTGGTGTTCGACCGCGTCGACACGATGTACCAGACCTTCTTCGGCGGCCGCTGCGATGCGATGACCCAGGACGCTTCCGCACTCGCCGGCGCCGTGACGACCGCAGCACCCAATCCGGTCGACTACGTCGTGCTGCCGCAGACCATCAGCAAGGAACCGCTCGGGCCCTTCACCCGCAACGGCGACGAAGTCTGGAGCGACATCATCACCTGGCTGCATTACGGCCTGATCGAGTCCGAGGAGCTGGGAGTCTCGCAGGCCAATGTCGACGAGATGGCGAAGTCGCAGACGCCTGCGATCCAGCGCCTGCTCGGCGCCTCCGGCGATCTCGGGTCGCGGCTTGGGCTGGACAACAAATGGCTGGTCACGGCGATCAAGGCCGGCGGCAATTATGGCGAGATCTATGAGCGCAATGTCGGCAAGGCGAGCCCGCTGAAGTTGGAGCGTGGGCTCAATGGCCTCTGGAGCAAGGGCGGCTTGATGTACGCGGTGCCGTTCAAGTAA
- a CDS encoding aspartate/glutamate racemase family protein: MRIALIHALKHSIAPIEAAFAQLWPDATLMNLLDDSLSADLARDGKLNGAMTERFLALGDYAAATGADAILFTCSAFGPCIEAVARAHAPMPVLKPNEAMIEQAVTMGQRIGLLSTFPPTLVSMPPEFPASVEVVPKLAESALTALDRGDRAEHDRLIVAASRSLRDCDVIALAQFSIAATAPLVAEATGRPIVTTPDSAVQKLMKLLAAKA, translated from the coding sequence ATGCGCATCGCCCTGATCCACGCCCTCAAGCATTCCATCGCACCGATTGAAGCCGCATTCGCGCAGCTCTGGCCGGATGCAACGCTGATGAACCTGCTCGATGACAGCCTGTCGGCGGATCTAGCGCGCGACGGCAAGCTCAACGGCGCCATGACCGAGCGCTTCCTCGCGCTCGGCGACTATGCGGCGGCAACGGGGGCGGACGCGATCCTGTTCACCTGTTCGGCCTTCGGTCCCTGCATCGAGGCGGTGGCGCGCGCGCATGCGCCGATGCCGGTGCTCAAGCCGAACGAGGCCATGATTGAGCAGGCGGTGACGATGGGCCAGCGCATCGGCCTGCTCTCGACGTTTCCGCCGACCCTGGTCTCGATGCCGCCAGAGTTTCCCGCCTCCGTCGAGGTCGTGCCGAAGCTGGCCGAGAGTGCGCTGACCGCGCTCGACCGCGGCGACCGCGCCGAGCACGATCGGCTGATTGTGGCAGCCTCGCGGAGTTTACGCGATTGCGATGTGATCGCGCTGGCGCAGTTCAGCATCGCGGCAACGGCGCCGCTGGTCGCGGAAGCTACCGGCCGCCCCATCGTGACCACACCGGACAGCGCGGTGCAAAAGCTGATGAAGCTGCTCGCGGCGAAAGCCTAA
- a CDS encoding TetR/AcrR family transcriptional regulator, whose protein sequence is MRSQLARKPQNTYHHGDLRDALIKAALREAEQGGAEAISIKALAKQLGVSQPAPYRHFSDREALLAAVTAEAFRQLSAILRAAMAKPSKQSKLSRLAQATLEFGLRRNGIYRLMFASRTVSCAAKGSDLHEATRETFALVIEALEAPAVGYLRERQALKIWAALHGVVMLAEQGLFTGEAAHATREDLVEDFVNETKTALAAAIKDARRRAKPGA, encoded by the coding sequence ATGCGCTCACAACTTGCCCGCAAGCCGCAGAATACCTACCACCACGGCGATCTCCGCGACGCCCTGATCAAGGCCGCGTTGCGCGAGGCCGAGCAGGGCGGAGCGGAGGCGATCAGCATCAAGGCGCTTGCAAAGCAGCTCGGCGTCTCGCAGCCCGCGCCATACCGGCATTTTTCCGATCGGGAAGCGCTGCTTGCGGCGGTGACGGCAGAGGCGTTCCGGCAGCTCAGCGCAATCTTGCGGGCGGCGATGGCGAAGCCGTCGAAGCAGTCGAAACTATCGCGGCTGGCACAGGCAACCCTCGAATTCGGCCTGCGCCGCAATGGCATCTACCGCTTGATGTTCGCCTCGCGCACGGTGTCGTGCGCGGCCAAAGGCAGCGATTTGCACGAGGCGACGCGCGAGACTTTTGCGCTCGTGATCGAAGCGCTGGAAGCGCCGGCGGTTGGTTACTTGCGCGAGCGGCAAGCGCTCAAGATCTGGGCGGCGCTGCACGGCGTGGTGATGCTGGCTGAGCAGGGGCTGTTCACGGGCGAGGCGGCCCATGCGACACGCGAGGATCTGGTCGAGGATTTCGTGAACGAGACGAAGACGGCGCTCGCGGCTGCGATCAAGGACGCGCGCCGCAGGGCGAAGCCAGGCGCTTAG
- a CDS encoding ferredoxin, which yields MTERLRVRVDPDKCQGHARCKALAPELFELDEYGNAHEAGDGMVPPGLEDKARLAKSNCPEIAIDVIEE from the coding sequence ATGACAGAGCGACTGAGGGTTCGCGTCGATCCCGACAAGTGCCAGGGCCACGCGCGCTGCAAGGCGCTCGCGCCGGAGCTGTTCGAGCTCGACGAATACGGCAACGCCCATGAGGCCGGGGACGGCATGGTTCCGCCGGGCCTCGAAGACAAAGCCCGGCTTGCCAAATCCAACTGTCCGGAAATCGCAATCGATGTGATCGAGGAGTAG
- a CDS encoding cytochrome P450, which translates to MSDVSQPAAHPPVTDWVNDFDHTDPQWTEDPFPIWDELRAASPVVHTDRFLGCYMPTTYDAVREIANDSEHFSSRRIIVRDVRPEISRNAAPPITSDPPVHKPAKQLLLPPFTPDAMKKLEPRMRAICNELIDGFIADGRVDAAARYSKYIPVQAIAHMLGIPESDSDLFINWIHMILELGIKDENMLLQAVHEMSAYFSAHIEERKKKPTDDLISYLMNARDKEGQPLEDSHVLGSLRLLLIAGIDTTWSAIGSSLWHLARTPADRERLIAEPDLIPTAVEELLRAYSPVTMAREVVGETTISGCPVKPGNMVLLSFPAANRDPKMFPDADKVVIDRRENRHAAFGLGIHRCIGSNLARMEMQVALEEWLKRIPDFRLDPAGTVTWSQGTVRGPRQLPFLLEKAM; encoded by the coding sequence ATGTCCGACGTCAGCCAGCCCGCCGCCCATCCGCCCGTGACCGACTGGGTCAACGATTTCGACCACACCGATCCGCAATGGACGGAAGATCCGTTCCCGATTTGGGATGAGCTGCGGGCCGCAAGCCCGGTCGTGCACACCGATCGCTTTCTCGGCTGCTACATGCCGACGACCTATGACGCCGTGCGCGAGATCGCCAACGACAGCGAGCATTTCTCCTCGCGCCGCATCATCGTCCGCGACGTCCGGCCCGAGATTTCCAGGAACGCGGCCCCGCCGATCACCTCCGATCCGCCCGTGCATAAGCCGGCTAAGCAATTGCTGCTGCCGCCCTTCACCCCGGATGCGATGAAGAAGCTCGAGCCGCGGATGCGCGCGATCTGTAATGAGCTGATCGACGGGTTCATCGCCGACGGCAGGGTCGATGCCGCGGCGCGCTACAGCAAGTACATTCCGGTTCAGGCGATCGCCCACATGCTCGGCATTCCCGAGAGCGACAGCGACCTCTTCATCAACTGGATCCACATGATCCTGGAGCTCGGCATCAAGGACGAGAACATGCTGCTCCAGGCCGTGCACGAGATGAGCGCTTACTTCAGCGCCCACATCGAGGAGCGCAAGAAGAAGCCGACCGACGATCTCATCTCTTATCTGATGAACGCCCGGGACAAGGAGGGCCAGCCGCTGGAGGATTCCCATGTGCTGGGCTCGCTGCGGCTGCTGTTGATCGCTGGCATCGACACCACCTGGAGCGCCATCGGCTCCTCGCTCTGGCACCTCGCCAGGACACCCGCCGACCGCGAGCGGCTGATCGCCGAGCCCGATCTGATCCCGACCGCGGTGGAAGAGCTGCTGCGCGCCTATTCGCCGGTGACGATGGCCCGCGAAGTGGTCGGGGAGACCACGATTTCAGGCTGCCCGGTCAAGCCGGGCAACATGGTGCTGTTGTCGTTCCCGGCCGCCAACCGCGATCCAAAAATGTTTCCGGATGCTGACAAGGTCGTGATCGACCGCCGCGAGAACCGCCACGCTGCCTTCGGACTCGGCATCCACCGCTGCATCGGTTCCAATCTGGCGCGGATGGAGATGCAAGTTGCGCTGGAGGAATGGCTGAAGCGGATTCCGGACTTCCGCCTCGATCCCGCAGGCACCGTGACCTGGTCCCAGGGAACCGTCAGAGGCCCGCGTCAGTTGCCATTTCTGCTCGAAAAGGCGATGTAG
- a CDS encoding MFS transporter, producing MTEQAIKPASEHFDVADAERRIKAIFIGSIGNLVEWYDFYAYTAFALYFAPAFFPGNDPVVQQLNVAVVFAATFLMRPLGGWFFGFLADHYGRRISLTLSVVFMCFGSLIIALTPTYATIGFAAPVILALARIIEGLSLGGEYGASATYLSEVADPKHRGFYSSFQYVTLIGGQLTAIIVLLLLQKVFLTPEELRAWGWRIPFAIGAMLAIFAAVMRRGLHETEAFEEARKVVKPTGSITNLLKYPKELLLVVGLTAGGTAAFYTFTTYMQTFVKLSVGLTEDQTTFVIFGTLIFATILQPIYGAISDRIGRKPLLIFFGVAGTLATVPLLMTLKETKSPFMAFILICCAWLFVAGYTSINAVVKAELFPTNVRALGVGLPYAITVSIFGGTAPAIALYFKSIGHEEWFYYYLAGVICLSLIIYSTMRDTKHASAMHRHE from the coding sequence GTGACAGAGCAAGCAATCAAACCGGCCTCCGAGCATTTCGACGTCGCCGACGCAGAGCGGCGGATCAAGGCGATCTTCATCGGCTCGATCGGCAATCTCGTCGAATGGTATGATTTCTACGCCTATACGGCGTTCGCACTCTACTTCGCGCCGGCCTTCTTTCCCGGCAACGACCCCGTCGTCCAGCAATTGAACGTCGCCGTCGTGTTCGCGGCGACCTTCCTGATGCGCCCGCTCGGCGGCTGGTTCTTCGGCTTTCTCGCCGATCATTACGGGCGGCGGATCTCACTGACGCTATCGGTCGTCTTCATGTGCTTCGGCTCGCTGATCATCGCGCTGACGCCGACCTATGCCACGATCGGCTTCGCCGCGCCGGTGATCCTGGCGCTGGCACGCATCATCGAAGGCCTGAGCCTCGGCGGCGAGTACGGCGCCAGCGCCACATATCTCAGCGAAGTCGCCGACCCCAAGCACCGCGGGTTCTATTCGAGCTTTCAGTACGTCACGTTGATCGGCGGCCAGCTCACCGCGATCATCGTGCTGCTGCTCCTGCAAAAGGTCTTCCTTACGCCGGAGGAACTGAGGGCCTGGGGCTGGCGGATTCCGTTCGCGATCGGTGCCATGCTCGCGATCTTTGCCGCGGTGATGCGGCGCGGCTTGCATGAAACAGAGGCCTTCGAGGAAGCCAGGAAGGTGGTGAAGCCGACCGGCTCGATCACCAACCTGCTGAAATATCCGAAGGAGCTGCTGCTGGTGGTCGGCCTGACCGCGGGCGGCACTGCGGCGTTCTACACCTTCACCACCTACATGCAGACCTTCGTCAAGCTTTCGGTCGGGTTGACCGAGGACCAGACCACCTTCGTGATCTTCGGCACGCTGATCTTCGCGACCATCCTGCAACCGATCTATGGCGCGATCTCCGACAGGATCGGGCGCAAGCCGCTGCTGATCTTCTTCGGCGTCGCCGGCACGCTCGCGACCGTGCCGCTGCTGATGACGCTGAAGGAGACCAAGTCGCCGTTCATGGCGTTCATCCTGATCTGCTGCGCCTGGCTGTTCGTGGCCGGCTACACCTCGATCAATGCGGTGGTGAAGGCCGAGCTGTTCCCGACCAATGTCCGCGCGCTGGGCGTCGGCCTGCCCTATGCGATCACGGTCTCGATCTTCGGCGGCACCGCGCCGGCGATCGCGCTCTATTTCAAGAGCATCGGGCATGAAGAGTGGTTCTACTACTATCTCGCCGGCGTGATCTGCCTGTCGCTGATCATCTATTCTACCATGCGCGACACCAAGCATGCTTCCGCGATGCATCGCCACGAGTAA
- a CDS encoding sulfite oxidase-like oxidoreductase has protein sequence MADDNEPLSDSKLTRTKEKWAREGRFLTGRITRPEDQRLPPGQHLTKDWPVLDLGVMPPVSRERWRLDVYGAIENPVFWTFAEFSAQKQAQFTSDIHCVTTWSRYDNQWEGLATRELLAACWPRDDARFVVLHSHDGYTTNLALDDFAAEDALLAHSWSGQPLSDEHGGPVRLVVPHLYFWKSAKWLQAIEFLTEDAPGFWEVRGYHNRGDPWVEQRYSED, from the coding sequence ATGGCCGACGACAACGAGCCTCTGTCCGACAGCAAGCTGACGCGCACCAAGGAGAAGTGGGCGCGCGAAGGCCGTTTCCTCACGGGCCGGATCACGCGTCCTGAAGACCAGCGGCTGCCGCCCGGCCAGCACCTTACCAAGGATTGGCCGGTACTGGATCTCGGAGTCATGCCTCCGGTTTCGCGTGAACGTTGGCGGCTCGACGTCTACGGCGCAATCGAGAACCCCGTGTTCTGGACGTTTGCGGAGTTCAGCGCGCAAAAGCAGGCGCAGTTCACCTCCGACATCCACTGCGTCACGACCTGGTCGCGCTACGACAATCAGTGGGAGGGGCTGGCAACACGCGAGCTGCTCGCCGCCTGCTGGCCGCGCGACGATGCGCGCTTCGTTGTGCTACATTCCCATGACGGCTACACCACCAACCTCGCGCTGGACGATTTTGCCGCCGAGGACGCACTGCTCGCCCATAGCTGGTCGGGTCAGCCGCTGTCGGACGAGCATGGCGGTCCGGTGCGGCTCGTCGTGCCGCATCTGTATTTCTGGAAGAGCGCCAAATGGCTCCAGGCCATCGAATTTTTGACCGAGGACGCCCCGGGCTTCTGGGAAGTCCGCGGCTACCATAACCGCGGCGATCCCTGGGTCGAACAACGCTACTCCGAGGACTAG
- a CDS encoding IS630 family transposase, with product MDDPRSKRSPPFEAREVHLSRKDRKVLEACCRSPVTLQRDVKRARIVLLAADGRSTRSIAKEVGVQPRIVSLWRHRYADHGLEGLQDKPRPGKQPIYTKVTDKRILKLLDKPAPQGFARWTGPLLAEALGDVDVQYVWRFLRSHKIDLAARKSWCESNDPNFTAKAADVVGLYVAPPAKAIVLCVDEKPSIQALERAQGYLKLPNGRALTGQSHDYKRHGTTTLFAALEVATGKIIATHSKRRRRVEFLDFMNSVAAAFPGRKLHVILDNLNTHKKNEPWLKAHPNVQFHFTPTSASWLNQVEVWFSILQGQSLSGTSFTSLSQLQEHIDAYVNAYNDKAEPFVWTKKKVRQRRFKGRRITQL from the coding sequence ATGGATGATCCCCGAAGCAAGAGAAGTCCACCTTTCGAAGCAAGAGAAGTCCACCTTTCGCGGAAAGATCGCAAGGTGCTTGAGGCGTGTTGTCGCTCGCCGGTGACGTTGCAGCGCGATGTGAAGCGAGCGCGGATCGTTCTGTTGGCGGCGGATGGGCGCAGCACCCGCTCGATCGCCAAAGAAGTCGGAGTCCAGCCGCGGATTGTCAGCCTTTGGCGGCACCGCTATGCCGATCATGGCCTTGAAGGGCTGCAAGACAAGCCGCGGCCCGGCAAGCAGCCGATCTATACGAAGGTCACCGACAAGCGGATTCTGAAGCTGCTGGATAAGCCGGCCCCGCAAGGGTTTGCGCGCTGGACCGGCCCTCTGCTGGCCGAGGCGCTCGGCGATGTTGACGTCCAATATGTTTGGCGGTTCCTGCGCAGCCACAAGATTGACCTCGCGGCTCGCAAGTCTTGGTGCGAGAGCAACGACCCGAACTTTACGGCCAAAGCCGCCGATGTTGTCGGCCTCTACGTCGCCCCGCCCGCGAAGGCCATTGTGCTATGCGTGGACGAGAAGCCCTCGATCCAGGCCTTGGAGCGAGCGCAGGGTTACCTGAAGTTGCCCAATGGCCGCGCCTTGACCGGCCAAAGCCACGATTACAAGCGGCATGGCACGACAACGCTGTTTGCGGCGCTTGAAGTCGCCACCGGAAAGATCATTGCGACGCATTCAAAACGCCGTCGCCGCGTCGAGTTTCTCGACTTCATGAACAGTGTCGCCGCGGCCTTTCCGGGCCGAAAGCTTCACGTCATCCTCGACAACCTCAACACCCACAAGAAGAACGAGCCCTGGCTCAAGGCCCACCCCAACGTGCAATTTCACTTCACGCCGACAAGCGCGTCCTGGCTCAATCAGGTCGAGGTCTGGTTCTCGATCTTGCAGGGGCAGTCACTTAGCGGCACCTCCTTCACAAGCCTCAGCCAGCTTCAGGAACACATCGATGCCTACGTCAACGCCTACAACGACAAAGCCGAGCCCTTCGTCTGGACCAAGAAAAAGGTCCGTCAACGCCGTTTCAAAGGCCGCCGTATCACTCAGCTCTGA